Proteins found in one Cardiocondyla obscurior isolate alpha-2009 linkage group LG03, Cobs3.1, whole genome shotgun sequence genomic segment:
- the LOC139113602 gene encoding calcium-independent phospholipase A2-gamma isoform X3: MAFSRQATHCRKCTMFSRQLTDSAAGKDAGNVTGITDRFFRSINDLKKANMSMQNQWKLLSQLKDYLHKTNCDKNQQIIVTKDWLDSLQKLTYSQLETIRKLSSGSVKSIDSDKTSVSAKHKDSTNLENVTLISEQAESLINPDSRTVEPKTQQQISEQSIPDGKLDSKDGITMLQILSTLLPKLSPKVTQSAVAIPKWKVNIHSNIPKHSIVSRTRHVLNSIVSAESSSSKLRRLEDLLLHVDQYPEARHYAIKEGAIRILLRTRQTAKDEQMKACLREALAVMGYIDPLPGRGIRILSIDGGGIRGVLVIEMLKKLEELTGKKTYEMFDYICGVSTGAILAAVLGGHKRKSLDEVLALYKELSTRVFTQSAIKGTSSLVWSHAYYDTALWEKLLAEHLGDKILIKTTRDPNAPKFAAVSAVVNHEHVMAYVFRNYTLPHRVESQYMGSHKHKLWEAVRASAAAPSYFEEFKYGDYLHQDGGILVNNPCAVAIHEAKQLWPNNPIQCVVSFGTGRIPHHISEKISSEIAISSWKEKFYKILDSATDTEAVHTMLNDLLPDHIYFRFNPYLTEMLSMVEIRPEKISLMEQDAKMYVRRNEEKFQKAAAALLEKRQIQQKIMDWIALQRQKSGL, from the exons ATGGCCTTCAGCAGACAGGCGACGCACTGCCGAAAGTGCACTATGTTCAGTAG GCAACTGACAGACAGCGCGGCTGGCAAAGACGCGGGAAATGTAACAGGCATCACAGACAGATTTTTTCGCTCTATAAACGATCTGAAGAAGGCCAATATGTCCATGCAGAACCAGTGGAAGCTCCTGTCACAGTTAAAAGACTATCTACACAAAACTAATTGCGACAAAAATCAGCAGATTATTGTCACCAAGGACTGGCTTGACAGCCTACAGAAGTTGACTTATTCACAGCTCGAAACAATACGAAAATTGTCATCAGGTTCCGTTAAAAGCATTGATTCTGATAAAACCAGTGTAAGTGCAAAGCATAAAGATAGCACTAATTTAGAGAATGTTACATTGATATCTGAGCAAGCAGAGTCACTTATTAATCCCGATTCAAGGACAGTGGAACCAAAAACGCAACAG CAAATTTCTGAGCAGAGCATACCCGACGGAAAGCTAGATTCGAAAGATGGCATAACTATGCTACAAATTCTCTCCACGTTGCTGCCTAAGTTATCTCCCAAAGTGACGCAAAGCGCCGTTGCGATACCAAAGTGGAAGGTGAATATTCACAGCAATATTCCGAAGCACAGTATCGTCTCCCGCACGCGTCACGTTTTGAACAGTATTGTTTCGGCGGAATCGAGCTCCTCGAAATTGCGTCGATTGGAAGACTTATTGCTACACGTCGATCAGTATCCAGAGGCGAGGCATTACGCGATCAAAGAAGGAGCGATTCGAATTTTACTGCGGACTCGTCAAACGGCCAAAGACGAACAGATGAAAG CGTGTCTCAGAGAAGCATTGGCTGTAATGGGTTACATCGACCCTTTACCCGGTCGCGGTATTAGAATCCTATCCATTGACGGTGGCGGTATTCGCGGAGTATTAGTTATAGAGATGCTGAAAAAATTAGAGGAACTCACGGGCAAGAAGACGTATGAAATGTTTGACTATATATGTGGCGTGAGCACAGGAGCCATTCTTGCTGCCGTTTTAG GGGGACACAAGAGAAAATCGTTAGATGAGGTTCTGGCGTTGTACAAAGAATTGAGTACGAGAGTATTTACGCAGAGCGCGATAAAAGGTACGAGCAGTCTGGTATGGAGTCACGCGTACTACGATACCGCGTTGTGGGAAAAATTATTAGCGGAGCATTTGGGTGACAAAATTCTTATCAAAACCACGCGCGATCCAAATGCGCCGAAG TTCGCAGCGGTATCAGCCGTGGTAAATCACGAGCACGTGATGGCTTATGTGTTTAGAAATTACACATTGCCGCACAGAGTGGAGAGCCAGTATATGGGTTCTCACAAACATAAATTATGGGAAGCTGTGAGAGCGTCAGCTGCTGCACCGAGTTATTTCGAGGAATTTAAATACGGCGATTACCTTCATCAGGATGGCG GTATTTTGGTAAATAATCCGTGCGCTGTGGCGATACATGAAGCGAAACAACTGTGGCCGAATAATCCAATTCAATGCGTCGTATCATTCGGAACGGGCCGCATCCCACATCATATTAGTGAAAAAATATCATCCGAGATAGCGATCTCAAGTTGgaaagaaaagttttacaaaattttggATAGCGCTACTGATACAGAAG CTGTACATACGATGCTCAACGATCTGCTACCCGATCACATTTACTTCAGATTTAACCCTTATTTAACGGAGATGTTATCAATGGTGGAAATTCGACCTGAGAAAATTAGCTTAATGGAGCAAGATGCAAAGATGTACGTGCGtcgaaacgaagaaaaatttcaaaaagcCGCTGCGGCTTTATTAGAGAAACGACAGATCCAGCAAAAAATTATGGATTGGATTGCATTGCAGAGACAAAAATCCGGTCTATAA
- the LOC139113602 gene encoding calcium-independent phospholipase A2-gamma isoform X4 yields MSMQNQWKLLSQLKDYLHKTNCDKNQQIIVTKDWLDSLQKLTYSQLETIRKLSSGSVKSIDSDKTSVSAKHKDSTNLENVTLISEQAESLINPDSRTVEPKTQQQISEQSIPDGKLDSKDGITMLQILSTLLPKLSPKVTQSAVAIPKWKVNIHSNIPKHSIVSRTRHVLNSIVSAESSSSKLRRLEDLLLHVDQYPEARHYAIKEGAIRILLRTRQTAKDEQMKACLREALAVMGYIDPLPGRGIRILSIDGGGIRGVLVIEMLKKLEELTGKKTYEMFDYICGVSTGAILAAVLVLPKDISEGGHKRKSLDEVLALYKELSTRVFTQSAIKGTSSLVWSHAYYDTALWEKLLAEHLGDKILIKTTRDPNAPKFAAVSAVVNHEHVMAYVFRNYTLPHRVESQYMGSHKHKLWEAVRASAAAPSYFEEFKYGDYLHQDGGILVNNPCAVAIHEAKQLWPNNPIQCVVSFGTGRIPHHISEKISSEIAISSWKEKFYKILDSATDTEAVHTMLNDLLPDHIYFRFNPYLTEMLSMVEIRPEKISLMEQDAKMYVRRNEEKFQKAAAALLEKRQIQQKIMDWIALQRQKSGL; encoded by the exons ATGTCCATGCAGAACCAGTGGAAGCTCCTGTCACAGTTAAAAGACTATCTACACAAAACTAATTGCGACAAAAATCAGCAGATTATTGTCACCAAGGACTGGCTTGACAGCCTACAGAAGTTGACTTATTCACAGCTCGAAACAATACGAAAATTGTCATCAGGTTCCGTTAAAAGCATTGATTCTGATAAAACCAGTGTAAGTGCAAAGCATAAAGATAGCACTAATTTAGAGAATGTTACATTGATATCTGAGCAAGCAGAGTCACTTATTAATCCCGATTCAAGGACAGTGGAACCAAAAACGCAACAG CAAATTTCTGAGCAGAGCATACCCGACGGAAAGCTAGATTCGAAAGATGGCATAACTATGCTACAAATTCTCTCCACGTTGCTGCCTAAGTTATCTCCCAAAGTGACGCAAAGCGCCGTTGCGATACCAAAGTGGAAGGTGAATATTCACAGCAATATTCCGAAGCACAGTATCGTCTCCCGCACGCGTCACGTTTTGAACAGTATTGTTTCGGCGGAATCGAGCTCCTCGAAATTGCGTCGATTGGAAGACTTATTGCTACACGTCGATCAGTATCCAGAGGCGAGGCATTACGCGATCAAAGAAGGAGCGATTCGAATTTTACTGCGGACTCGTCAAACGGCCAAAGACGAACAGATGAAAG CGTGTCTCAGAGAAGCATTGGCTGTAATGGGTTACATCGACCCTTTACCCGGTCGCGGTATTAGAATCCTATCCATTGACGGTGGCGGTATTCGCGGAGTATTAGTTATAGAGATGCTGAAAAAATTAGAGGAACTCACGGGCAAGAAGACGTATGAAATGTTTGACTATATATGTGGCGTGAGCACAGGAGCCATTCTTGCTGCCGTTTTAG TATTGCCGAAGGATATTTCGGAAG GGGGACACAAGAGAAAATCGTTAGATGAGGTTCTGGCGTTGTACAAAGAATTGAGTACGAGAGTATTTACGCAGAGCGCGATAAAAGGTACGAGCAGTCTGGTATGGAGTCACGCGTACTACGATACCGCGTTGTGGGAAAAATTATTAGCGGAGCATTTGGGTGACAAAATTCTTATCAAAACCACGCGCGATCCAAATGCGCCGAAG TTCGCAGCGGTATCAGCCGTGGTAAATCACGAGCACGTGATGGCTTATGTGTTTAGAAATTACACATTGCCGCACAGAGTGGAGAGCCAGTATATGGGTTCTCACAAACATAAATTATGGGAAGCTGTGAGAGCGTCAGCTGCTGCACCGAGTTATTTCGAGGAATTTAAATACGGCGATTACCTTCATCAGGATGGCG GTATTTTGGTAAATAATCCGTGCGCTGTGGCGATACATGAAGCGAAACAACTGTGGCCGAATAATCCAATTCAATGCGTCGTATCATTCGGAACGGGCCGCATCCCACATCATATTAGTGAAAAAATATCATCCGAGATAGCGATCTCAAGTTGgaaagaaaagttttacaaaattttggATAGCGCTACTGATACAGAAG CTGTACATACGATGCTCAACGATCTGCTACCCGATCACATTTACTTCAGATTTAACCCTTATTTAACGGAGATGTTATCAATGGTGGAAATTCGACCTGAGAAAATTAGCTTAATGGAGCAAGATGCAAAGATGTACGTGCGtcgaaacgaagaaaaatttcaaaaagcCGCTGCGGCTTTATTAGAGAAACGACAGATCCAGCAAAAAATTATGGATTGGATTGCATTGCAGAGACAAAAATCCGGTCTATAA
- the LOC139113602 gene encoding calcium-independent phospholipase A2-gamma isoform X2 yields MAFSRQATHCRKCTMFSRQLTDSAAGKDAGNVTGITDRFFRSINDLKKANMSMQNQWKLLSQLKDYLHKTNCDKNQQIIVTKDWLDSLQKLTYSQLETIRKLSSGSVKSIDSDKTSVSAKHKDSTNLENVTLISEQAESLINPDSRTVEPKTQQSIPDGKLDSKDGITMLQILSTLLPKLSPKVTQSAVAIPKWKVNIHSNIPKHSIVSRTRHVLNSIVSAESSSSKLRRLEDLLLHVDQYPEARHYAIKEGAIRILLRTRQTAKDEQMKACLREALAVMGYIDPLPGRGIRILSIDGGGIRGVLVIEMLKKLEELTGKKTYEMFDYICGVSTGAILAAVLVLPKDISEGGHKRKSLDEVLALYKELSTRVFTQSAIKGTSSLVWSHAYYDTALWEKLLAEHLGDKILIKTTRDPNAPKFAAVSAVVNHEHVMAYVFRNYTLPHRVESQYMGSHKHKLWEAVRASAAAPSYFEEFKYGDYLHQDGGILVNNPCAVAIHEAKQLWPNNPIQCVVSFGTGRIPHHISEKISSEIAISSWKEKFYKILDSATDTEAVHTMLNDLLPDHIYFRFNPYLTEMLSMVEIRPEKISLMEQDAKMYVRRNEEKFQKAAAALLEKRQIQQKIMDWIALQRQKSGL; encoded by the exons ATGGCCTTCAGCAGACAGGCGACGCACTGCCGAAAGTGCACTATGTTCAGTAG GCAACTGACAGACAGCGCGGCTGGCAAAGACGCGGGAAATGTAACAGGCATCACAGACAGATTTTTTCGCTCTATAAACGATCTGAAGAAGGCCAATATGTCCATGCAGAACCAGTGGAAGCTCCTGTCACAGTTAAAAGACTATCTACACAAAACTAATTGCGACAAAAATCAGCAGATTATTGTCACCAAGGACTGGCTTGACAGCCTACAGAAGTTGACTTATTCACAGCTCGAAACAATACGAAAATTGTCATCAGGTTCCGTTAAAAGCATTGATTCTGATAAAACCAGTGTAAGTGCAAAGCATAAAGATAGCACTAATTTAGAGAATGTTACATTGATATCTGAGCAAGCAGAGTCACTTATTAATCCCGATTCAAGGACAGTGGAACCAAAAACGCAACAG AGCATACCCGACGGAAAGCTAGATTCGAAAGATGGCATAACTATGCTACAAATTCTCTCCACGTTGCTGCCTAAGTTATCTCCCAAAGTGACGCAAAGCGCCGTTGCGATACCAAAGTGGAAGGTGAATATTCACAGCAATATTCCGAAGCACAGTATCGTCTCCCGCACGCGTCACGTTTTGAACAGTATTGTTTCGGCGGAATCGAGCTCCTCGAAATTGCGTCGATTGGAAGACTTATTGCTACACGTCGATCAGTATCCAGAGGCGAGGCATTACGCGATCAAAGAAGGAGCGATTCGAATTTTACTGCGGACTCGTCAAACGGCCAAAGACGAACAGATGAAAG CGTGTCTCAGAGAAGCATTGGCTGTAATGGGTTACATCGACCCTTTACCCGGTCGCGGTATTAGAATCCTATCCATTGACGGTGGCGGTATTCGCGGAGTATTAGTTATAGAGATGCTGAAAAAATTAGAGGAACTCACGGGCAAGAAGACGTATGAAATGTTTGACTATATATGTGGCGTGAGCACAGGAGCCATTCTTGCTGCCGTTTTAG TATTGCCGAAGGATATTTCGGAAG GGGGACACAAGAGAAAATCGTTAGATGAGGTTCTGGCGTTGTACAAAGAATTGAGTACGAGAGTATTTACGCAGAGCGCGATAAAAGGTACGAGCAGTCTGGTATGGAGTCACGCGTACTACGATACCGCGTTGTGGGAAAAATTATTAGCGGAGCATTTGGGTGACAAAATTCTTATCAAAACCACGCGCGATCCAAATGCGCCGAAG TTCGCAGCGGTATCAGCCGTGGTAAATCACGAGCACGTGATGGCTTATGTGTTTAGAAATTACACATTGCCGCACAGAGTGGAGAGCCAGTATATGGGTTCTCACAAACATAAATTATGGGAAGCTGTGAGAGCGTCAGCTGCTGCACCGAGTTATTTCGAGGAATTTAAATACGGCGATTACCTTCATCAGGATGGCG GTATTTTGGTAAATAATCCGTGCGCTGTGGCGATACATGAAGCGAAACAACTGTGGCCGAATAATCCAATTCAATGCGTCGTATCATTCGGAACGGGCCGCATCCCACATCATATTAGTGAAAAAATATCATCCGAGATAGCGATCTCAAGTTGgaaagaaaagttttacaaaattttggATAGCGCTACTGATACAGAAG CTGTACATACGATGCTCAACGATCTGCTACCCGATCACATTTACTTCAGATTTAACCCTTATTTAACGGAGATGTTATCAATGGTGGAAATTCGACCTGAGAAAATTAGCTTAATGGAGCAAGATGCAAAGATGTACGTGCGtcgaaacgaagaaaaatttcaaaaagcCGCTGCGGCTTTATTAGAGAAACGACAGATCCAGCAAAAAATTATGGATTGGATTGCATTGCAGAGACAAAAATCCGGTCTATAA
- the LOC139113602 gene encoding calcium-independent phospholipase A2-gamma isoform X1, protein MAFSRQATHCRKCTMFSRQLTDSAAGKDAGNVTGITDRFFRSINDLKKANMSMQNQWKLLSQLKDYLHKTNCDKNQQIIVTKDWLDSLQKLTYSQLETIRKLSSGSVKSIDSDKTSVSAKHKDSTNLENVTLISEQAESLINPDSRTVEPKTQQQISEQSIPDGKLDSKDGITMLQILSTLLPKLSPKVTQSAVAIPKWKVNIHSNIPKHSIVSRTRHVLNSIVSAESSSSKLRRLEDLLLHVDQYPEARHYAIKEGAIRILLRTRQTAKDEQMKACLREALAVMGYIDPLPGRGIRILSIDGGGIRGVLVIEMLKKLEELTGKKTYEMFDYICGVSTGAILAAVLVLPKDISEGGHKRKSLDEVLALYKELSTRVFTQSAIKGTSSLVWSHAYYDTALWEKLLAEHLGDKILIKTTRDPNAPKFAAVSAVVNHEHVMAYVFRNYTLPHRVESQYMGSHKHKLWEAVRASAAAPSYFEEFKYGDYLHQDGGILVNNPCAVAIHEAKQLWPNNPIQCVVSFGTGRIPHHISEKISSEIAISSWKEKFYKILDSATDTEAVHTMLNDLLPDHIYFRFNPYLTEMLSMVEIRPEKISLMEQDAKMYVRRNEEKFQKAAAALLEKRQIQQKIMDWIALQRQKSGL, encoded by the exons ATGGCCTTCAGCAGACAGGCGACGCACTGCCGAAAGTGCACTATGTTCAGTAG GCAACTGACAGACAGCGCGGCTGGCAAAGACGCGGGAAATGTAACAGGCATCACAGACAGATTTTTTCGCTCTATAAACGATCTGAAGAAGGCCAATATGTCCATGCAGAACCAGTGGAAGCTCCTGTCACAGTTAAAAGACTATCTACACAAAACTAATTGCGACAAAAATCAGCAGATTATTGTCACCAAGGACTGGCTTGACAGCCTACAGAAGTTGACTTATTCACAGCTCGAAACAATACGAAAATTGTCATCAGGTTCCGTTAAAAGCATTGATTCTGATAAAACCAGTGTAAGTGCAAAGCATAAAGATAGCACTAATTTAGAGAATGTTACATTGATATCTGAGCAAGCAGAGTCACTTATTAATCCCGATTCAAGGACAGTGGAACCAAAAACGCAACAG CAAATTTCTGAGCAGAGCATACCCGACGGAAAGCTAGATTCGAAAGATGGCATAACTATGCTACAAATTCTCTCCACGTTGCTGCCTAAGTTATCTCCCAAAGTGACGCAAAGCGCCGTTGCGATACCAAAGTGGAAGGTGAATATTCACAGCAATATTCCGAAGCACAGTATCGTCTCCCGCACGCGTCACGTTTTGAACAGTATTGTTTCGGCGGAATCGAGCTCCTCGAAATTGCGTCGATTGGAAGACTTATTGCTACACGTCGATCAGTATCCAGAGGCGAGGCATTACGCGATCAAAGAAGGAGCGATTCGAATTTTACTGCGGACTCGTCAAACGGCCAAAGACGAACAGATGAAAG CGTGTCTCAGAGAAGCATTGGCTGTAATGGGTTACATCGACCCTTTACCCGGTCGCGGTATTAGAATCCTATCCATTGACGGTGGCGGTATTCGCGGAGTATTAGTTATAGAGATGCTGAAAAAATTAGAGGAACTCACGGGCAAGAAGACGTATGAAATGTTTGACTATATATGTGGCGTGAGCACAGGAGCCATTCTTGCTGCCGTTTTAG TATTGCCGAAGGATATTTCGGAAG GGGGACACAAGAGAAAATCGTTAGATGAGGTTCTGGCGTTGTACAAAGAATTGAGTACGAGAGTATTTACGCAGAGCGCGATAAAAGGTACGAGCAGTCTGGTATGGAGTCACGCGTACTACGATACCGCGTTGTGGGAAAAATTATTAGCGGAGCATTTGGGTGACAAAATTCTTATCAAAACCACGCGCGATCCAAATGCGCCGAAG TTCGCAGCGGTATCAGCCGTGGTAAATCACGAGCACGTGATGGCTTATGTGTTTAGAAATTACACATTGCCGCACAGAGTGGAGAGCCAGTATATGGGTTCTCACAAACATAAATTATGGGAAGCTGTGAGAGCGTCAGCTGCTGCACCGAGTTATTTCGAGGAATTTAAATACGGCGATTACCTTCATCAGGATGGCG GTATTTTGGTAAATAATCCGTGCGCTGTGGCGATACATGAAGCGAAACAACTGTGGCCGAATAATCCAATTCAATGCGTCGTATCATTCGGAACGGGCCGCATCCCACATCATATTAGTGAAAAAATATCATCCGAGATAGCGATCTCAAGTTGgaaagaaaagttttacaaaattttggATAGCGCTACTGATACAGAAG CTGTACATACGATGCTCAACGATCTGCTACCCGATCACATTTACTTCAGATTTAACCCTTATTTAACGGAGATGTTATCAATGGTGGAAATTCGACCTGAGAAAATTAGCTTAATGGAGCAAGATGCAAAGATGTACGTGCGtcgaaacgaagaaaaatttcaaaaagcCGCTGCGGCTTTATTAGAGAAACGACAGATCCAGCAAAAAATTATGGATTGGATTGCATTGCAGAGACAAAAATCCGGTCTATAA